From a region of the Pseudoclavibacter endophyticus genome:
- a CDS encoding Rv3235 family protein — MAATAPMVVNAAPARGDVAAAGTGAQSEAERRRRLEALATNVARCALEAIAGTRDLDQLARWVTPGVYRALLTRVQHAERARRARRRAVSRAHVRVRAVTAQHDVGATEATVVVELGPRVRAVCVRLEPEASRWRASSVSVL; from the coding sequence ATGGCGGCTACAGCACCGATGGTGGTGAATGCGGCGCCGGCGCGCGGAGACGTGGCCGCCGCCGGCACTGGGGCGCAGTCCGAGGCCGAGCGACGACGCAGGCTTGAGGCGCTCGCCACCAACGTGGCTCGATGCGCGCTCGAGGCGATCGCCGGCACGCGTGATCTCGATCAGCTCGCACGCTGGGTGACGCCTGGCGTCTACCGCGCGCTGCTCACCCGCGTCCAGCACGCGGAGCGTGCGCGGCGGGCGCGGCGCAGGGCGGTCTCGCGGGCGCACGTACGCGTCCGCGCGGTCACTGCCCAGCACGACGTCGGCGCGACAGAGGCCACGGTCGTCGTCGAACTCGGCCCGCGAGTCCGCGCGGTGTGCGTGCGGCTCGAGCCCGAGGCGTCGCGCTGGCGCGCCTCATCCGTGAGCGTGCTGTAA
- a CDS encoding transglutaminase family protein — MTIRVALQHRTTYTFAEPVKVFPHTVRLRPAAHSRTPVESYSLTVSPHDHFVNWQQDPFGNWMARLVFPGPVKELEITVDLVADMTVINPFDFFVEDDAERYPFAYADDLRESLAPYFAGVESELVDEWIGKNVPVPAEGVGIIDFLVSLNRSVRADVEYTVRMEPGVQSPDETISRAIGSCRDSAWLLVAVLRRLGLAARFVSGYLVQLASDVESLDGPSGPAGDFTDLHAWAEVFLPGAGWVGLDATSGLFAGEGHIPLSCTPRPSAAAPISGATAPVSVEFDFSNDVVRIHEDPRVTKPYSDEAWRRVDALGRHIDGLLEAGDVRLTMGGEPTFVSLDDATTPQWNSAADGPEKRTLARDLADRLRRRFADGGLVHHGQGKWYPGEPLPRWQIELMWRRDGEPIWQDPSLLASPWSDPAVEPDSDDAHRAVKQLAIAIGRAMGIDSSFVHPAYEDALYDARAEAMLPRGERPRDDLGPEDNFPERRAAVVTEIDRRDRGMPAAWVLPIFRMPDDEERDEPAGTGWGTARWRPRRRALFLTPGESPAGYRLPLTSIAWTEGPEVGEREITDGMGSIPLIADALPPAAELEIEDAPRHALVAEERDGHLFVFLPPIGELEHGLQLVHAVELAAAAIGRAVVIEGYRLPGDDRVTTMSVTPDPGVIEVNTPPTGSWPELCDVTFGLYDDARRSRLVTEKFDLDGTHTGTGGGNHFTLGSWKPADSPLLRRPDLLRSLITYWQHHPALSYLFSGRFIGPTSQAPRVDEGRPETLYELEIAFAELDRVEPASFTQVDRLLRNLLTDVTGNTHRAEFCIDKLYAPGPARGRLGLLELRAFEMPPHARMALVQALLIRALVAMFWAKPYRHDLVRWRTGLHDRFLLPDAVADDLRDVLDHVNDYLATTATELRFEPAWFDAFLEFRFPRLGEATIAGVALELRSGVEPWHVLGEEATRSGTSRYVDSSVERVQVKATGLVDGRHRILCNGVPVPMRELGPGTAIGGVRYRAWAPPSSLHPTMGVHSPLVFDLVDTWNGRSLGGFTYHVVHPGGRSYERPPVNAAEAEARRSNRFTRTGMTGGRLEGAVPEGTGMLAHDDEFPLTLDLRKHLPGNPPAGSDAGPSDEAGGVFGSATDQAGETSDRQELRLG; from the coding sequence GTGACCATTCGGGTAGCGCTGCAGCATCGAACCACCTACACCTTCGCCGAACCGGTCAAGGTCTTTCCGCACACGGTCCGCCTGCGCCCAGCGGCCCACTCGCGCACCCCGGTCGAGTCCTATTCGCTGACGGTCTCGCCCCACGACCATTTCGTGAACTGGCAACAAGACCCGTTCGGGAACTGGATGGCGAGGCTTGTCTTCCCGGGTCCGGTGAAGGAGCTCGAGATCACTGTCGACCTCGTCGCCGACATGACCGTCATCAATCCCTTCGACTTCTTCGTCGAGGACGACGCGGAGCGGTACCCGTTCGCCTATGCCGACGACCTGCGCGAAAGCCTCGCTCCGTACTTCGCCGGGGTCGAATCGGAGCTGGTTGACGAGTGGATCGGCAAGAACGTCCCCGTTCCGGCCGAGGGAGTCGGCATCATCGACTTCCTCGTCTCGCTCAACCGCAGCGTTCGAGCCGACGTCGAGTACACCGTGCGCATGGAGCCGGGCGTGCAGTCGCCCGACGAGACGATCTCGCGCGCCATCGGCTCGTGCCGTGACTCGGCGTGGCTGCTCGTCGCCGTGCTGCGGCGGCTCGGGCTCGCGGCGCGCTTCGTCTCGGGCTACCTCGTGCAGCTCGCGAGCGATGTCGAGTCGCTCGACGGCCCGTCCGGGCCGGCGGGCGACTTCACCGACCTGCACGCGTGGGCCGAGGTGTTCCTGCCCGGTGCCGGATGGGTCGGCCTCGACGCCACGAGCGGCCTCTTCGCCGGCGAAGGGCACATCCCCCTGAGCTGCACGCCGCGGCCGTCGGCCGCCGCGCCCATCTCGGGCGCGACCGCGCCCGTCTCGGTCGAGTTCGACTTCAGCAACGACGTCGTGCGCATCCATGAAGACCCGCGCGTCACCAAGCCATACTCGGATGAGGCGTGGCGGCGCGTCGACGCCCTCGGGCGTCACATCGACGGCCTGCTCGAGGCGGGTGACGTGCGCCTCACGATGGGCGGCGAGCCCACGTTCGTGTCGCTCGACGACGCGACGACGCCGCAGTGGAACAGTGCTGCGGACGGGCCGGAGAAACGGACACTCGCGCGCGACCTCGCCGACCGCCTTCGCCGCCGCTTCGCCGATGGCGGGCTCGTTCATCACGGTCAGGGCAAGTGGTATCCGGGCGAGCCGCTGCCGCGGTGGCAGATCGAGCTCATGTGGCGCCGCGACGGCGAGCCGATCTGGCAGGACCCGTCGCTGCTCGCATCGCCCTGGAGCGATCCGGCTGTTGAGCCCGATTCGGACGACGCGCATCGCGCGGTCAAGCAGCTCGCCATCGCGATCGGGCGTGCCATGGGGATCGACTCGAGCTTCGTGCATCCCGCGTACGAGGACGCCCTCTACGACGCGCGCGCCGAGGCCATGCTGCCGAGGGGCGAGCGGCCCCGCGACGACCTCGGCCCCGAGGACAACTTCCCAGAACGGCGCGCCGCGGTCGTCACCGAGATCGACCGGCGCGATCGAGGCATGCCCGCCGCTTGGGTGCTGCCGATCTTCCGAATGCCGGACGACGAGGAACGCGATGAGCCGGCCGGCACCGGCTGGGGGACGGCGCGCTGGCGTCCGCGCAGGCGCGCGCTCTTCCTCACACCGGGCGAGTCGCCGGCCGGCTACCGCCTGCCGCTCACGAGCATCGCCTGGACCGAGGGGCCCGAAGTCGGCGAGCGCGAGATCACGGACGGGATGGGGAGCATCCCCCTGATCGCCGATGCGCTGCCGCCCGCGGCCGAACTCGAGATCGAGGACGCGCCCCGCCACGCCCTCGTGGCCGAGGAGCGCGACGGCCACCTCTTTGTGTTCCTCCCGCCGATCGGTGAGCTCGAGCACGGCTTGCAGCTCGTGCACGCCGTCGAACTCGCGGCCGCCGCGATCGGCCGCGCTGTCGTGATCGAGGGGTATCGCCTGCCAGGTGACGACCGCGTGACCACGATGTCGGTGACGCCCGACCCCGGCGTGATCGAAGTCAACACCCCGCCCACCGGCAGCTGGCCCGAGCTGTGCGACGTGACCTTCGGCCTGTACGACGACGCTCGGCGGTCGCGGCTCGTGACGGAGAAGTTCGACCTCGACGGCACGCACACGGGCACGGGCGGCGGAAATCACTTCACGCTGGGATCGTGGAAGCCGGCAGACTCGCCCCTGCTTCGCCGCCCCGACCTGTTGCGCTCGCTCATCACCTACTGGCAGCACCACCCGGCGCTCTCCTATCTCTTCTCCGGCCGCTTCATCGGCCCGACCTCGCAGGCGCCGCGCGTCGATGAAGGCCGCCCGGAGACCCTGTACGAACTCGAGATCGCGTTCGCCGAGCTCGATCGCGTCGAGCCCGCCAGCTTCACGCAGGTCGACCGACTGCTGCGCAACCTGCTCACCGACGTGACGGGCAATACGCACCGGGCCGAGTTCTGCATCGACAAGCTCTATGCCCCCGGACCGGCGCGGGGCCGCCTCGGCTTGCTCGAGCTGCGCGCCTTCGAAATGCCGCCGCATGCCCGGATGGCGCTCGTGCAGGCCCTGCTCATCCGGGCGCTCGTCGCGATGTTCTGGGCGAAGCCCTATCGCCACGACCTCGTGCGCTGGCGCACGGGCCTGCACGACCGCTTCCTGCTGCCGGACGCGGTCGCGGACGACCTTCGGGACGTGCTCGACCACGTGAACGACTACCTCGCGACAACCGCCACCGAGCTGCGGTTCGAGCCCGCCTGGTTCGACGCGTTCCTCGAGTTCCGCTTCCCGCGCCTCGGCGAGGCCACGATCGCGGGGGTCGCGCTGGAGCTCCGTTCCGGCGTCGAACCGTGGCACGTGCTCGGTGAGGAAGCGACGCGCTCCGGCACGTCGCGCTACGTCGACAGCTCGGTCGAGCGCGTGCAGGTGAAGGCGACCGGCCTCGTCGACGGCCGCCACCGCATCCTGTGCAACGGCGTTCCCGTGCCGATGCGGGAGCTGGGCCCGGGCACCGCGATCGGCGGCGTGCGCTACCGCGCGTGGGCGCCGCCGTCGTCGCTGCACCCGACGATGGGCGTCCACTCGCCCCTCGTGTTCGACCTCGTGGACACGTGGAACGGTCGCTCGCTCGGTGGGTTCACCTACCACGTGGTGCACCCGGGAGGGCGCAGCTACGAGCGGCCGCCCGTCAACGCGGCCGAGGCCGAGGCGCGGCGCTCGAACCGCTTCACTCGCACCGGCATGACCGGCGGGCGGCTCGAGGGCGCCGTGCCGGAGGGCACAGGCATGCTCGCCCACGACGATGAGTTCCCCCTCACGCTCGATCTGCGTAAGCACCTGCCGGGCAATCCGCCCGCCGGCTCGGATGCCGGACCGAGCGACGAGGCGGGCGGCGTCTTTGGTTCGGCGACAGATCAGGCCGGCGAGACCAGCGATCGGCAGGAGCTGCGCCTCGGCTGA